The DNA segment ATATCTCAATTTGACCAACTCTGCGGGGAATCAAATCTAAAATCGCTTTTACCAAAGTGCTTTTACCAGCACCGTTAGGCCCGACTATCGCTGTATCTGTTCCTGGTAATAAATTAAAAGAAACATCCCGAATAGCTAAATAATTACCTTGATATACTGTCAAATTTTCTACTTTTAAAATGGGCGAGTTCATTAGTCCTAGCTGGAAAATAGGTAAAAATTCAAGAGCATTTCATCGTCTTTTGTGGGTGATTATCATGAGTAGATGACTGGGAAAAAGTGATGAAGACTGAGCATCAGATCAAATCCCAGCTACCGATAACATAACTCTGATATACCCAAGTTATGATGTTTACTTACAACCCGCTTCTAGAGTTTGCAAATTATCTTTCATTGCTTGGAAGTAATATTGGGGATTTGTATCACCACTTTCTAAAGAGTTGAGAGAACGCAAAGTTAAATTCAAATCCTTGGATAAACTGGTAAGTAATTTGTTATCCACACCTGGTTCACTGAACAAAGCTTTCACGTTGTATTTTTTAACGGTGTTAACTGTTTTTTGTACATCTGTTGGTGAAAGTTGATCTTCGGGAACTTGCACCACTGCAACTTGCCGCAAATTATAGCGTTGAGCCAAATAAGGAAAGGCATCATGGAAGGTAATAAATGTGCAATTAGGAGTTTTCTCCAAAGTTTGCTGAAACTCATTATGTAAATTATCTAACTCTTTCATATAAGCCTCAGCATTAGCTTGATAGGTAGCTTTATTTGCCGGGTCAGCCGCAATTAAGCCATCCCGAATATTCGCTACTTGCTGTTTTGCTAACACTGGATCTAGCCAAACGTGGGGGTTACCTTCAGAATGTTCATGGTCATGATCGTGGTCTTTGGCTCCTGTTTTTACGACAGGTGAAATTTCATTTAAAACTTTGATGTTTTTACTGGCATCTATTTGGGTTAATTGAGGATTTTGGGCATTTTTTACCGTATTGTCGAGAAATTCTTCCAGACCTAACCCATTTTTGACTAAAACATTAGCTGTGGCGATCGCTTTCACATTACTCGGTGTTGCTTGGTAATCATGTACTTCCGTGTTAGGTGGGATTAAAAGCGATACATCTGCGGCTTCTCCAGCTACAGCTTTGGTAAATAAATATGTTGGTAAAATTGTTGCTACTACTTTCGTTTTTGGCTGCTGCACTGACGGACTAGAGGCAGCTTCCTGTGCTGTGGGCAACTGTTGGGCAGTTGTTCCCTGATTACTATTCGATTGGCCACAACCAACCGTCATGGACAACATTAGCAAGGCTATTAAGGACATGATGCCATTTTGCTGTCTACCTATCTTACTTCTGATGTGAGTCCAAATCACGGTATTTTCCCCTCCATAAGGATGCCGACGCGGTTGTTGCCACAATCAACATAGATTTTGACAATGATACTTATTGTACATTGTTATATTATAATAATTCTCATTCTCATATACTGAAGACAATAAATTTATTGCCAGCAACCACCGGAGTGTTTTGCGGGTGTTGTGTTAAATATCTCTCACTCCACTGAATGTGCTGGTTGAGAGATATCCTCTTTACATAAATCTGGATGAATTACGAATTCTTGACTTTTAATGTGACAAAAATTGCTAAGTGCTGTTAATATCTTGAGAATACTTTTGAAGTAAATATTACTTCAAATAAACTTGGTAAATCTATTGCCAAGAAATAAGATGTGTGTGAGTAAATTGTGAGGAGAAAAATGCAGAAAATATGGAAGTATTGGCTGGTTAACCCAGTAATTTGCAGCACAATGCTATTTTCTGGCGCTGCTGCCTTTGCAGGAGAAACCCCTGCCATAACAGAAACAAATGAAACCTCAAAAATAGCTAATGCAGACCTAGCTACTCAACAAGAGGTAATGTCACAAGTTACCTCAGTTTCTCAGTTTTCTGACGTACAACCCACA comes from the Nostoc sp. PCC 7120 = FACHB-418 genome and includes:
- a CDS encoding metal ABC transporter substrate-binding protein: MIWTHIRSKIGRQQNGIMSLIALLMLSMTVGCGQSNSNQGTTAQQLPTAQEAASSPSVQQPKTKVVATILPTYLFTKAVAGEAADVSLLIPPNTEVHDYQATPSNVKAIATANVLVKNGLGLEEFLDNTVKNAQNPQLTQIDASKNIKVLNEISPVVKTGAKDHDHDHEHSEGNPHVWLDPVLAKQQVANIRDGLIAADPANKATYQANAEAYMKELDNLHNEFQQTLEKTPNCTFITFHDAFPYLAQRYNLRQVAVVQVPEDQLSPTDVQKTVNTVKKYNVKALFSEPGVDNKLLTSLSKDLNLTLRSLNSLESGDTNPQYYFQAMKDNLQTLEAGCK